Proteins from a genomic interval of Actinomycetota bacterium:
- a CDS encoding GAF domain-containing protein, producing the protein ILGAYWWGLKGGLGTSLILGFIHLFPHILTANLMSQNIAGSILFVAIGLVVGVLSDQRKRIITHLQEVTEKLKRTQANLIKSQKHLEAWSKSLEQSIQKRINELNTLFEVSKVLGSIFNLQEVLEFILKSSLRILHANTGSVMLLDEETKELRIRAAKGLSEEAVEKTRLKLGEGIAGWVAKMEKPLLISNISKDTRFKKFKSKEELYSALCVPLKVEDKIIGVLNVGATYPMNSPKMI; encoded by the coding sequence CATTTTGGGAGCTTATTGGTGGGGTCTCAAGGGAGGACTGGGTACAAGTTTAATTTTAGGCTTTATTCACTTATTCCCGCACATCTTGACGGCTAATTTAATGAGCCAAAACATTGCCGGGAGCATCCTCTTTGTAGCTATTGGATTAGTGGTGGGAGTCTTATCTGACCAGAGAAAACGGATCATAACGCATTTGCAAGAAGTTACGGAAAAGCTGAAGCGAACCCAAGCTAATTTAATTAAATCCCAAAAGCACCTCGAAGCCTGGAGCAAATCCCTGGAACAATCGATACAGAAAAGAATCAACGAATTGAACACGTTGTTCGAAGTGAGTAAGGTCTTGGGTTCAATCTTCAACCTCCAGGAGGTATTGGAATTCATCTTGAAATCCTCTTTGAGGATCCTGCATGCCAATACGGGTTCCGTGATGCTTCTCGATGAGGAAACGAAGGAGCTCAGGATCAGAGCGGCCAAAGGCTTGAGCGAGGAAGCTGTGGAAAAAACCCGCTTGAAACTGGGCGAGGGGATAGCGGGTTGGGTAGCAAAGATGGAAAAACCCCTGCTCATATCGAACATTTCGAAAGATACCAGATTCAAAAAGTTTAAGTCCAAGGAGGAACTCTACTCCGCATTATGCGTCCCCCTAAAAGTCGAAGATAAAATAATCGGCGTGCTCAATGTGGGTGCCACTTACCCCATGAATTCACCAAAGATGATTTGA
- a CDS encoding HD-GYP domain-containing protein codes for MRILSILAGEAAVAIRNAQLFTQLEELYMETVKAFVKAIEAKDSYINGHSEQVTSYAVAIARELGLPRKEINMIRTASLLHDIGKIGIDEGILSKPAKLTKEEYDEVKKHPLIATQIIGHIPLFKKVIPIIFHHHEHYDGSGYLSGLRGEEIPLGSRILGVADAFDAMTSERPYRPAYTLEGAVRELKKNAGSQFDPKIVEVLCTLIEKSKLPKIKEKMKRERLKIVR; via the coding sequence TTGAGGATATTATCCATCTTGGCTGGTGAAGCAGCTGTAGCCATAAGGAATGCTCAGTTGTTCACTCAGCTTGAGGAGTTATATATGGAGACGGTGAAGGCCTTCGTTAAAGCCATCGAAGCTAAAGATTCCTATATTAATGGACATTCTGAGCAAGTGACAAGCTACGCCGTAGCCATAGCTCGTGAATTGGGCTTGCCAAGAAAGGAGATAAACATGATAAGAACCGCTTCGCTTCTACACGACATCGGGAAGATAGGAATCGATGAGGGCATCCTCAGTAAACCCGCGAAATTAACCAAGGAAGAATATGACGAGGTGAAAAAGCATCCACTGATAGCTACCCAGATAATTGGACACATTCCATTGTTCAAGAAGGTGATACCCATCATTTTCCATCACCATGAGCATTATGATGGAAGTGGTTACTTATCTGGACTCAGGGGTGAAGAAATTCCCCTGGGATCGAGAATATTAGGAGTTGCGGATGCCTTTGATGCCATGACCTCTGAACGACCCTATCGTCCCGCTTACACCTTGGAGGGTGCGGTGAGGGAGTTAAAGAAAAATGCCGGCTCACAATTCGATCCAAAGATAGTTGAGGTTTTATGTACTCTCATTGAGAAATCGAAATTGCCAAAAATCAAAGAGAAGATGAAGAGGGAAAGATTGAAGATAGTGAGGTAA